A window of Deinococcus detaillensis contains these coding sequences:
- the rpe gene encoding ribulose-phosphate 3-epimerase, whose translation MPVKLAPSILACDFTRLGEEIEAVAAAEYLHVDVMDGLFVPNISFGLPILAAAKRAASPDQLIDVHLMIERPERYLADFAEAGADSLTVHVEATPHLHRAVQMTKALGKRSGVVVNPGTALETLRPVLGDVDLILIMSVNPGFGGQQFLPEALGRVRTVRGWLDEIGSVAELQVDGGVSASNAGALRDAGASVLVAGSSVFGAGGAAAGLSQLRAALTQGRA comes from the coding sequence GTGCCTGTCAAACTCGCTCCGAGCATCCTCGCCTGTGATTTCACCCGACTCGGTGAAGAAATTGAAGCAGTTGCCGCCGCCGAATACCTGCACGTAGACGTGATGGACGGTCTCTTCGTGCCTAACATCAGTTTCGGTTTGCCGATTCTGGCTGCGGCCAAACGCGCCGCTTCACCCGATCAGCTCATCGACGTTCACTTGATGATCGAGCGGCCCGAGCGCTACCTCGCCGACTTTGCCGAAGCGGGAGCCGACAGCCTCACCGTTCACGTGGAAGCCACTCCGCACCTGCACCGCGCCGTCCAGATGACCAAGGCGCTGGGCAAGCGCTCGGGTGTGGTGGTCAATCCGGGCACGGCCTTGGAGACGCTGCGGCCTGTGCTGGGCGACGTAGACCTGATTTTGATCATGAGCGTCAACCCCGGCTTCGGCGGCCAGCAGTTTTTGCCGGAAGCTCTGGGGCGCGTCCGCACGGTGCGCGGCTGGCTCGATGAAATCGGCAGCGTGGCGGAATTGCAAGTCGACGGCGGCGTGAGTGCCAGCAACGCCGGAGCCCTGCGCGACGCGGGCGCGAGCGTGTTGGTGGCGGGCAGCAGCGTCTTCGGCGCGGGCGGCGCAGCAGCGGGCCTGTCGCAGTTGCGGGCCGCGTTGACGCAGGGCCGCGCATGA
- a CDS encoding NUDIX domain-containing protein: protein MPATPFHLVAWAILQRGGKILLARRSGVSYGNGLWGLPGGHVEDDETVAEAAAREAWEEIGVTLDPASLISLGLTRYVDHTGSEPLRGLDAFYLAAEWQGEPYPARECSEVAWFSPGDLPPDALPWLAKVMATHLAQRTAWQEDLG, encoded by the coding sequence ATGCCCGCTACTCCTTTTCACTTGGTCGCTTGGGCCATTTTGCAGCGGGGCGGCAAAATTTTGCTGGCCCGCCGTAGTGGCGTGAGTTACGGCAACGGCTTGTGGGGCCTCCCCGGCGGCCACGTCGAGGACGATGAAACGGTGGCAGAGGCCGCTGCACGCGAGGCCTGGGAAGAAATCGGCGTCACGCTTGATCCGGCCTCGCTGATCTCGCTGGGCCTGACCCGCTATGTGGATCACACCGGCAGCGAGCCACTGCGCGGCCTAGACGCCTTTTATCTGGCGGCGGAGTGGCAAGGCGAGCCGTACCCGGCGCGGGAATGCTCGGAAGTGGCTTGGTTTTCGCCGGGTGACCTGCCGCCCGACGCTTTGCCCTGGCTGGCCAAAGTGATGGCCACGCACCTGGCCCAGCGCACCGCTTGGCAAGAAGATTTGGGCTAG
- a CDS encoding 2-phosphosulfolactate phosphatase, which translates to MKLRVDLLPHGNYSDTVLVIDVLRATTTAVTYLERGAEGLLLTSSPDVALNLKWQPGVHDDAGEPVRNEQYLLGGERGGLAIPGFDFGNSPQEASQQNFTGKTIIMNTTNGTAAAHIAAQSGSRVLLASLTNAHAAARRAKALAVEEIAIVCAGTDGRVGLEDVYAAGVIAEYLLALGELSVDDGARIALTLRRSAGNPLEALSSSQHGQTLEKLGLGEDVRYAAQVSESTLVPVMSEVQDVEGALRFVAAT; encoded by the coding sequence ATGAAGTTGCGGGTGGATCTGCTGCCGCACGGCAACTATTCCGATACGGTGCTGGTCATCGACGTGCTGCGGGCCACCACCACCGCCGTAACCTATTTGGAGCGCGGCGCTGAGGGCCTGCTGCTGACCTCCAGCCCCGACGTGGCCCTGAATCTCAAATGGCAACCCGGCGTTCACGACGACGCGGGCGAGCCGGTTCGCAACGAGCAGTATTTGCTGGGCGGGGAGCGCGGCGGCCTGGCGATTCCGGGGTTTGATTTCGGCAACAGCCCGCAGGAAGCCAGCCAGCAAAACTTCACCGGCAAGACCATCATCATGAACACCACCAACGGCACAGCTGCCGCTCACATCGCCGCCCAGAGCGGCAGCCGGGTACTGCTGGCCTCGCTCACCAACGCCCACGCGGCGGCGCGGCGGGCCAAGGCGCTGGCCGTCGAAGAAATCGCTATCGTCTGTGCCGGGACCGATGGCCGAGTAGGCTTGGAAGACGTGTACGCGGCGGGCGTCATCGCCGAGTATTTGTTGGCCCTCGGCGAACTGAGCGTAGACGACGGCGCACGCATCGCCCTGACGCTGCGGCGCAGTGCGGGCAATCCGCTGGAAGCGTTGTCGAGCAGCCAACACGGCCAAACGCTGGAAAAGCTGGGTCTCGGCGAGGACGTGCGCTACGCCGCCCAAGTTTCGGAAAGTACGCTGGTGCCCGTGATGAGCGA
- a CDS encoding NAD(P)/FAD-dependent oxidoreductase has product MRHMDVIVIGAGLAGLTAARVLRQAGKRVRVLEAAEQVGGRVRSREVGGFTLDAGYQVLFEAYPAVKRQLNLAALDLVSIPPSAAIRLGERSELLGDPRRDPGVIPGLLSADSLTLKDRLMFARLVVSVAAVPPHTLLTGPDEPTRVFLQRLGFSDLILERFFAPFFGGIFLKRDLSTSARLFRYYLRMLLSGPISLPRRGVSAISEQLAVGSDVTLNARVLKLSPHGRGVSVITSLGELEALQVIVATDPASAGQLLGEEIGRGKVSSTYLYYSSSPALDAEHRLMLNPRDGLINNAQWLSHLLPERAPTGQALLTVTVLGDPALSDAELDVAVRAELRVWYGAGVENLKTIAVERISYAQYPQPPDYAASLPGHATHLPGVLLAGEITSMSGIQGAMESGEKAAAIVLGDLAVMSRARGA; this is encoded by the coding sequence CTGCGTCACATGGACGTGATCGTAATTGGCGCGGGGCTGGCTGGACTGACGGCGGCCCGCGTCCTTAGGCAAGCCGGCAAGCGGGTGCGGGTGCTGGAAGCGGCGGAGCAAGTCGGCGGGCGGGTGCGCTCGCGTGAAGTCGGCGGCTTTACCCTTGATGCCGGCTACCAAGTGCTGTTTGAAGCCTATCCCGCCGTGAAGCGTCAACTTAATCTGGCGGCGCTGGATCTGGTCAGCATTCCGCCTTCCGCCGCCATCCGGCTGGGTGAGCGCTCGGAGTTGCTGGGCGATCCGCGCCGCGACCCCGGCGTGATTCCCGGCTTGCTGAGTGCCGACAGCCTCACCCTCAAAGACCGCTTGATGTTTGCCCGCTTGGTGGTGTCGGTGGCCGCTGTGCCGCCCCACACCCTGCTGACTGGCCCCGACGAGCCGACCCGCGTTTTCTTGCAGCGACTGGGCTTTTCCGATCTCATCTTGGAGCGGTTTTTCGCACCCTTCTTCGGCGGCATTTTCCTGAAGCGCGATCTTTCGACGAGTGCGCGGCTGTTTCGCTATTACTTGCGGATGCTGCTCAGCGGCCCGATCAGCTTGCCCCGGCGCGGCGTGTCGGCCATCAGCGAGCAGCTCGCGGTAGGCAGTGACGTGACCCTGAACGCCCGCGTGCTGAAGCTCTCACCGCACGGCCGGGGCGTGAGCGTCATCACCTCGCTGGGCGAGTTAGAAGCGCTGCAGGTCATCGTGGCCACCGACCCGGCCAGCGCAGGCCAGCTTCTCGGTGAGGAGATCGGGCGTGGCAAAGTCAGCAGCACTTACCTGTATTACTCCAGCTCGCCGGCGCTCGACGCTGAGCACCGTTTGATGCTTAATCCGCGTGACGGGCTGATCAATAACGCTCAGTGGCTCAGCCATCTGCTGCCTGAACGTGCCCCCACCGGTCAAGCGCTGCTGACCGTCACAGTGCTGGGCGACCCTGCCCTGAGCGACGCTGAGCTGGACGTGGCAGTGCGGGCCGAATTGAGAGTCTGGTACGGCGCAGGTGTTGAAAACCTGAAAACCATCGCAGTGGAGCGTATCTCCTACGCCCAGTATCCCCAGCCGCCCGATTACGCGGCCAGCCTGCCAGGTCACGCCACCCACCTGCCCGGCGTGCTGCTGGCCGGTGAAATCACTTCCATGAGCGGCATTCAGGGCGCGATGGAGAGCGGCGAGAAAGCGGCGGCCATCGTGCTGGGCGACCTCGCGGTGATGAGCCGGGCA